GGATAACTTAGGATATACATACCTCCGCCTTCAACAGGTGCATAAAGGTACGCCTGTATACGGAGCCGTTGTGACAGCCCATGTGGATTCAAAAGGTGTGTTGACCGCCATTTCAGGTGCTGCACAACCGAACTTAGCAAGTAAATCCAGCTTAAAAGAAGGAAATAAACTAAAAAAACAAGAGGCCGTTTTTTTAGCTGAACAAGATCTTGCTCAATCATTGGAAGAAAAACCAGAATATGAGTACACCCCGAATTCAGATTTAGTTGTGTTTGTCGATGGAGATCAAGCACACTATGCCTATAAAGTTAATCTTAATTTCTTATACCCTGAACCTGGGAATTGGAACTACTTTATCGATGCATCCACAGGAAAGGTATTGAATAAGATAAATGAAATCGCAGATGGAAAAGGAAATGGAGGAAAGCCTGGGGGAGGTTCTACTAGTGGAACGAATGCAGTTGGAACTGGTCTGGGTGTGTTAGGAGATCAAAAATCTCTCAACACCTACTTATCTTCATCAACCTATTATCTACAAGATAATACCAGAGGAGGTGGAGTGTTCACATACGACGCTAAAAACCGCAATCGACTTCCTGGCAGCTTATGGGGAGATGCAGACAATCTATTAAATGCCTCCTATGACGGAGCGGCAGTAGATGCTCATCACTATGCTGGTGTAACGTATGATTATTATTTAGATGTGTTTAACCGAAATAGTTATGATGGATTGGGAGCTCCACTGAAATCAACGGTACATTACAGTCGAAGCTATAACAATGCTTTCTGGAACGGTCAGCAAATGGTATATGGTGATGGTGATGGGACCACTTTTGTAGAACTTTCTGGGTCACTAGATGTAGTTGCACACGAATTAACACACGCGGTAACAGATACAACTGCAGATCTAGTGTACCAAAATGAGTCGGGTGCAATCAACGAAGCAATGTCTGATATTTTTGGAACATTAGTTGAATTTCATGCTAATAATAATCCAGATTGGGAATTGGGTGAGGACATCTATACACCAGGAGTGGCAAATGATGCTCTTCGATCCTTAAGTAATCCAAGCAAATATAATGACCCAGATCATTATTCGGTTCGTTACACGGGAACAGGGGATAACGGGGGCGTCCATATTAATAGTGGCATAGTGAATAAAGCAGCCTACCTTTTAAGTGAAGGTGGTAAGCATTACGGTGTGACAGTAAATGGGATTGGAAGGGACAAGATTGGTGACACATTCTACCGAGCTTTGACTCAATACTTAACACCTAATTCCACGTTTAGTCAATTACGGTCAGCTACGATTCAAAGCGCAACAGACTTATACGGTGCAAGTAGTGCAGAAGTGAACAGTGTCAATCAAGCATTTGATGCAGTGGGAATCTACTAATCTAGTAAAGATCATGGTCAGCTGACCATGGTCTTTTTTTTGATGTAAGCACATAGAAATAATAAATGTTTTAGCAAGGCTGTTTTCGTAAAGATTGTGGTTTTTCGAATTAGTCCTTATTTAGTGATAAAGAATGACTTCGGGCATCTTTTCTCATTATTTTTTTACTCGAACTGAGGAAAGAAAGGTGTGTTTCCATCCATTTTTATATGCTAAATCAACAAAATATTCAAAAAAATCCTTTAGCTAAGCTCTTTTCGCAACTTTGTTATTCCTACCACAAAGAAAAAAAGGCAGATAGTTTTTTCTTAATTCTTATTTTTAATTTAGAAATGAAAAAGTTATTCGATAAGGAAGGACCTTTCTATGAAAAAAGGAATATGTAAGTATATCTAAATTATTTAGCATTTCCCAAATAAATCAGTCTAAAACCATTACTGGGATTAAAACGACTTTTATTCATGGTCGTCGTCATAGAGTTTTCGTATACATTATTACTATTTCATCTAAAACAGGCGAAGAGATGTCCCGAAATAAAGCTATATCAACGTTTATTGACGGGTACAAATAGCAACAAACCTTGCGGAAATTGCCCTAGGAAAAGAGCATGAAGTTAGACAATGAAAGAATGATGCTCCTATTCGAAAAGTAACATTTGTTGGGAAAACAGCCTTTAAAAATCCTGAAGAATCGTACATCTTAAATGTTTTTCTAAAAGAAAAAGGATTTTACTCTTAAATCGTTAATTACTTTAATAGGAGAGAATGTGAGAGGTGAGTGTATGACAAAGGAAGAGTATCTACAAAGATTGGAGTTAGCTTTATTTGATCTACCAACAGAGCGTCAAAAAGAAATAATGGACCACTACAACCGAAGGATCGAACTGGGGTTTTCTTATGAAAAGGAAGTAGAGGAAATGATGGAATACTTAGGTACTCCTGAAGAAGTGGCGGCGAAGATTTGGGTAGAAGAAAAAGAAAAGAAAGCACCCAAAGAAACTCCGTC
This DNA window, taken from Bacillus sp. 2205SS5-2, encodes the following:
- a CDS encoding M4 family metallopeptidase; this encodes MKKQLLVLGLAAGLAASPMVSSTAFGAANVKEKINWSQKNGTPEFIAGKLTKASSKKAEDVVFGYFNENSSKFKFAGDAKTSFVVKEKKEDNLGYTYLRLQQVHKGTPVYGAVVTAHVDSKGVLTAISGAAQPNLASKSSLKEGNKLKKQEAVFLAEQDLAQSLEEKPEYEYTPNSDLVVFVDGDQAHYAYKVNLNFLYPEPGNWNYFIDASTGKVLNKINEIADGKGNGGKPGGGSTSGTNAVGTGLGVLGDQKSLNTYLSSSTYYLQDNTRGGGVFTYDAKNRNRLPGSLWGDADNLLNASYDGAAVDAHHYAGVTYDYYLDVFNRNSYDGLGAPLKSTVHYSRSYNNAFWNGQQMVYGDGDGTTFVELSGSLDVVAHELTHAVTDTTADLVYQNESGAINEAMSDIFGTLVEFHANNNPDWELGEDIYTPGVANDALRSLSNPSKYNDPDHYSVRYTGTGDNGGVHINSGIVNKAAYLLSEGGKHYGVTVNGIGRDKIGDTFYRALTQYLTPNSTFSQLRSATIQSATDLYGASSAEVNSVNQAFDAVGIY